In the Colletotrichum lupini chromosome 1, complete sequence genome, one interval contains:
- a CDS encoding arid/bright DNA binding domain-containing protein: MAPKEAEVELHAISRTPEYEDFMAKLKAYHQERGTTLEAEPKVGPVYLDLYKTFTHICANGGYDKVSDEKLAWRRMAEQLGIHSSNVASTAFSLKEKYYKNLAAYEIKFFHGKEPPPKDILEDVSAKGGGLLSRTRENFRGAKRDSGTAADSAAASGDDGTPTRERPTPDAAPTSSVRASRGLREAPPQRVIFQPDTGPARPTRHVSGQQPSHLNTPTPGGHSGSHHGTPQQVQHTPVPLPHQPRAPPRGPSGSYNPPNPDNTSASVESYLPRSLQPPNQQHVLPMRPVDTPSNNPAEFARRRHVARSLLEPPRRSGPYPGVGFEGPNIYIRCLMALRSAIFEEQQFALYHLVKISYERHDKFKFEGFPGLSEGLVEKVLEIGSIFYDVKWKISWVSQNAADNFDTLDGNEGTEDILERIDSLEPKEVNELIVPEHLSDQMVLVNEAALTLRNMSQLRENAAHLAEFLPIKDLICIVLSLPKHEWLVELKHQMLDIAEALTPYLEIDSRDPLYKVLMKQLKGSDDRGIILTALRALGRISMNLEATNRLDKVPTAILTKISELMLLNDDELKDACLDFLYQYTAVVGNVDNLVKSLNCEHLIHHLVRLLSHNARRYQVEEVLKPAPKPATSNDPAAMPEDLLQDLLKLEEPERCNQWVKCFFEEVNDSFVTQIAAWQAYQNAFKAALQAIDQPLITPADFIRNSCAAYKSSKAEVWAGTGNPGQVQQKFIIRGIQCRLRPVGLDGRVFVRCLWDSASGRPNEKCGHFFGTKETMWKHVVTTHLKWVRNDKGGFDNKEEEVRCQWADCTKYKKPTKMKLALMGHHLQTHCCQSFNGIAINEKKAQAGPQPSDSLVVHFEETATAPDEQNPAAPPQAAGIPLSAVLILRNIARNVVKTSAQEDLLKQHELGGEAGGWNERLFRNVLPRLYEIMTENKVLRSHVFSLIEFAESERDL; encoded by the exons ACTGCCTTCTCGTTGAAGGAGAAGTACTACAAAAACCTTGCTGCATACGAGATTAAATTCTTCCACGGCAAGGAACCTCCACCAAAGGACATTTTGGAGGATGTCTCTGCTAAGGGTGGTGGTCTTTTGTCTCGAACCAGAGAGAACTTCCGTGGAGCGAAGCGCGACAGTGGCACGGCTGCTGACTCTGCCGCGGCTTCTGGCGATGATGGCACCCCTACACGAGAGCGCCCGACTCCAGATGCGGCACCAACATCCAGCGTGAGAGCTTCTCGTGGCCTACGCGAGGCACCGCCCCAGAGAGTCATCTTTCAACCCGATACAGGCCCTGCTAGGCCGACTCGCCACGTCTCTGGCCAACAGCCGAGCCACCTCAACACTCCTACCCCAGGCGGCCATTCAGGCAGTCATCATGGAACACCGCAACAGGTTCAGCACACTCCCGTGCCTCTTCCTCACCAACCAAGAGCTCCACCGCGTGGACCGAGCGGCAGCTATAATCCGCCCAACCCAGACAACACGTCGGCATCAGTTGAGTCTTACCTTCCCCGCTCGCTTCAGCCACCGAACCAGCAGCACGTTCTCCCCATGCGCCCTGTCGATACACCAAGCAATAATCCGGCCGAATTTGCTCGCCGCCGACATGTAGCTCGCTCCCTCCTGGAGCCTCCTCGCCGCAGTGGACCCTATCCTGGAG TTGGATTCGAAGGACCAAATATCTACATTCGCTGTCTGATGGCTTTGCGCTCTGCCATCTTTGAAGAGCAGCAGTTCGCGCTCTACCATTTGGTCAAGATCAGTTATGAACGCCACGACAAGTTCAAATTCGAAGGCTTCCCCGGCCTCAGCGAAGGTCTCGTCGAAAAGGTTCTGGAGATTGGCAGCATTTTCTATGATGTCAAGTGGAAGATCTCCTGGGTTTCGCAAAACGCCGCCGACAATTTCGACACCCTCGATGGCAATGAAGGAACCGAGGACATTCTGGAACGTATCGACAGTTTGGAGCCAAAGGAAGTCAACGAACTCATTGTACCTGAGCACCTATCTGATCAGATGGTCCTCGTCAATGAGGCTGCTTTGACTCTCAGGAACATGTCACAGCTCCGTGAGAATGCTGCACACTTGGCTGAGTTTTTGCCGATCAAAGACCTGATTTGCATTGTCTTGAGTCTCCCCAAGCACGAGTGGTTGGTTGAGTTGAAGCACCAAATGTTGGACATTGCAGAGGCTTTGACACCCTACTTGGAGATTGACTCTCGCGATCCCCTCTACAAGGTCCTCATGAAGCAACTGAAGGGCTCCGACGATCGGGGTATCATTCTCACGGCTCTTCGAGCACTTGGTCGTATCTCGATGAATCTTGAAGCCACCAACAGGCTGGACAAGGTTCCTACGGCTATCTTGACCAAGATTAGCGAGCTGATGCTTCTGAATGACGACGAGCTCAAGGATGCTTGCCTCGACTTCCTGTACCAGTACACTGCGGTTGTCGGCAACGTGGACAATTTGGTCAAGTCTCTTAACTGCGAGCACCTGATCCATCATCTTGTTCGTCTGCTTTCGCACAATGCTAGACGATACCAGGTGGAAGAGGTTCTGAAGCCTGCGCCGAAACCGGCCACCAGCAACGACCCGGCCGCCATGCCTGAAGACCTGTTACAGGATCTATTGAAGCTAGAAGAGCCGGAGAGATGCAACCAGTGGGTCAAGTGCTTCTTCGAGGAAGTCAACGACTCTTTTGTCACCCAAATCGCAGCTTGGCAGGCGTACCAGAATGCCTTCAAGGCCGCTCTGCAGGCCATTGACCAGCCTCTCATCACTCCGGCGGACTTCATCAGAAACAGCTGTGCGGCGTATAAGAGCTCCAAGGCTGAAGTGTGGGCCGGCACTGGAAATCCCGGCCAGGTTCAGCAGAAGTTCATTATCCGCGGAATCCAGTGTCGACTTCGACCTGTGGGCCTAGACGGCCGGGTCTTTGTCCGTTGTCTATGGGACTCGGCTTCTGGTCGACCCAACGAAAAGTGCGGTCACTTTTTCGGAACCAAGGAGACCATGTGGAAGCATGTCGTTACTACCCATCTCAAGTGGGTTCGGAATGACAAGGGTGGTTTCGACAACAAGGAGGAAGAGGTGAGATGCCAGTGGGCTGACTGCACCAAGTACAAGAAGCCTACGAAGATGAAGCTCGCCCTCATGGGCCACCACCTTCAAACCCACTGCTGCCAGAGCTTCAACGGCATCGCCATCAACGAGAAGAAGGCGCAAGCAGGACCCCAGCCTAGTGACAGTCTTGTGGTTCACTTTGAAGAGACTGCCACGGCTCCCGACGAGCAAAACCCCGCCGCTCCTCCTCAAGCAGCCGGCATCCCTCTCAGCGCGGTGCTGATTCTTCGCAATATTGCCCGCAATGTGGTCAAGACAAGCGCTCAGGAGGATCTGCTCAAGCAGCATGAGCTTGGAGGTGAGGCTGGTGGCTGGAACGAGCGCCTGTTCCGCAACGTTCTTCCCCGTCTCTACGAGATTATGACCGAGAATAAGGTTCTG CGGTCTCACGTTTTCTCCCTCATCGAATTCGCCGAGTCGGAAAGAGATTTGTAG